In the Micromonospora narathiwatensis genome, one interval contains:
- a CDS encoding cobyric acid synthase, protein MSGGLLVAGTTSDAGKSVLTAGICRWLRRRGARVAPFKAQNMSNNSAVVVGPDGRGGEIGRAQAMQAAACGLAPDLRFNPVLLKPGSDHASQVVLLGEAVDTVTAGNYRQLRPRLAGTAYAALAELRAAYDVVICEGAGSPAEINLRAGDYVNMGLARHAGLPTIVVGDIDRGGVFASMFGTVALLDPADQALIAGFVINKFRGDLGLLRPGLDMLHRVTGRPTYGVLPWELDLWLDAEDSLAYGRVLGRPAAPRGTDWLDVAVVRLPRISNATDVEALATEPGVRVRLTIEPAELAGADLVVLPGSKSTVADLAWLRETGLADALTGHAAAGRPLLGICGGFQMLARTIHDTVESGQGSVPGLGLLPVEVTFDARKTVRRATGTADGDVPVQGYEIHHGYVSAADPALPPLLRYADGVGEGARLGAVHGTHWHGAFESDEFRRRFLTEAARLAGRTGFKVAPDTAFAAVRERTLDLLGDLVEEHLDTDALWRLIESGPPPALPFIPPGAPTG, encoded by the coding sequence GTGAGCGGCGGGCTGCTGGTCGCCGGCACCACCTCCGACGCGGGCAAGAGCGTGCTCACCGCCGGCATCTGCCGGTGGCTGCGGCGCCGGGGTGCGCGGGTGGCGCCGTTCAAGGCGCAGAACATGTCCAACAACTCGGCCGTGGTGGTCGGCCCGGACGGGCGCGGCGGCGAGATCGGCCGGGCCCAGGCGATGCAGGCCGCCGCCTGCGGGCTCGCCCCGGACCTGCGCTTCAACCCGGTGCTGCTCAAGCCCGGCAGCGACCATGCCAGCCAGGTGGTGCTGCTCGGCGAGGCGGTCGACACGGTCACCGCCGGCAACTACCGCCAACTGCGTCCCCGGCTCGCCGGGACCGCGTACGCGGCACTGGCCGAGCTGCGGGCGGCGTACGACGTGGTGATCTGCGAGGGCGCCGGCAGCCCCGCCGAGATCAACCTGCGGGCCGGCGACTACGTCAACATGGGGCTGGCCCGGCACGCCGGCCTGCCCACCATCGTGGTCGGTGACATCGACCGGGGCGGCGTGTTCGCCTCGATGTTCGGCACCGTCGCGTTGCTCGATCCGGCCGACCAGGCCCTGATCGCCGGCTTCGTGATCAACAAGTTCCGGGGCGACCTGGGCCTGCTCCGGCCGGGGCTGGACATGCTGCACCGGGTCACCGGCCGGCCCACGTACGGGGTGCTGCCCTGGGAGTTGGACCTCTGGCTGGACGCCGAGGACTCGCTCGCGTACGGCCGGGTGCTCGGCCGGCCGGCCGCGCCTCGGGGCACGGACTGGCTCGACGTGGCGGTGGTCCGGCTGCCCCGGATCAGCAACGCGACCGACGTCGAGGCCCTCGCCACCGAGCCGGGGGTGCGGGTGCGGCTGACGATCGAGCCGGCCGAGTTGGCCGGCGCCGACCTGGTGGTGCTTCCCGGCTCCAAGTCGACCGTCGCCGACCTGGCCTGGCTGCGGGAGACCGGCCTGGCCGACGCCCTCACGGGGCACGCCGCCGCCGGCCGGCCACTGCTCGGCATCTGCGGCGGGTTCCAGATGCTGGCCCGGACCATCCACGACACGGTGGAGAGCGGCCAGGGCAGCGTCCCCGGGCTCGGGCTGCTGCCCGTCGAGGTCACCTTCGACGCGCGCAAGACGGTCCGCCGGGCCACCGGTACCGCCGACGGTGACGTCCCGGTGCAGGGTTACGAGATCCACCACGGGTACGTCTCCGCCGCCGACCCGGCGTTGCCACCGCTGCTCCGGTACGCCGACGGGGTCGGCGAGGGAGCCCGGCTCGGTGCGGTGCACGGCACCCACTGGCACGGTGCCTTCGAGTCCGACGAGTTCCGCCGCCGGTTCCTCACCGAGGCGGCCCGGCTGGCCGGTCGCACCGGCTTCAAGGTCGCCCCGGACACCGCGTTCGCCGCCGTCCGCGAGCGGACCCTGGACCTGCTCGGCGACCTGGTCGAGGAGCACCTGGACACCGACGCCCTGTGGCGACTGATCGAGTCCGGGCCGCCGCCGGCCCTGCCGTTCATCCCGCCGGGCGCGCCGACCGGCTGA
- a CDS encoding HPF/RaiA family ribosome-associated protein: MSAVANPATVAACLRVGAGFSQGDRNWIAERFATLDARLAGFHADATELEVSVKDREARGQKVTLECWIAGRQKIVTTSVEEDLHAALNDVRDDLRRRLNDAKTRQEPRNNKHLREGHHAEGVPAQAGAVDERADEEPA; the protein is encoded by the coding sequence ATGAGCGCCGTGGCGAACCCCGCGACCGTGGCCGCGTGCCTGCGGGTCGGCGCCGGGTTCTCCCAGGGCGACCGCAACTGGATCGCCGAACGGTTCGCGACCCTGGACGCCCGGCTCGCCGGGTTCCACGCCGACGCCACCGAACTGGAGGTGTCGGTCAAGGACCGGGAGGCACGGGGGCAGAAGGTGACCCTGGAGTGCTGGATCGCGGGACGGCAGAAGATCGTCACCACCTCCGTCGAGGAGGATCTGCACGCCGCGCTCAACGACGTCCGGGACGACCTGCGCCGCCGGCTCAACGACGCGAAGACCCGGCAGGAGCCACGCAACAACAAGCACCTGCGCGAGGGTCACCACGCCGAGGGCGTACCGGCCCAGGCCGGGGCGGTCGACGAGCGGGCCGACGAGGAGCCCGCCTGA
- a CDS encoding GntR family transcriptional regulator codes for MVDPLSPTPLYVQVANLVAKRIADGELEPLRPIPSESQLQQEYGVARGTVRQAVRLLRDRGLVMTVPQRGTYVAEKAGQ; via the coding sequence ATGGTCGATCCGTTGTCGCCGACACCGCTGTACGTCCAGGTCGCCAATCTCGTGGCGAAGCGCATCGCGGACGGCGAGCTGGAGCCACTTCGTCCGATACCGAGCGAGTCCCAGTTGCAGCAGGAGTACGGCGTGGCTCGGGGCACTGTCCGACAGGCCGTACGCCTGCTGCGGGACCGCGGGCTGGTGATGACGGTCCCGCAGCGGGGCACTTACGTCGCCGAGAAGGCTGGGCAGTAA
- a CDS encoding dipeptidase, with translation MTTPILSESEVRAAVERELPGVRADLERLVRIPGIAFEGFDHSHVERSAEAVAELLRGCGLDTKIVRSGGQPAVIGTKPAPPGAPTVLMYAHHDVQPVGDLTLWESDPFEPVERDGRLYGRGAADDKAGIMAHVAALRAFGDQLPVGVVLFIEGEEEYGSDSLERLLAEHREELASDVIVIADSTNWDVGVPALTTSLRGIVNCFVEVRTLDHAVHSGMFGGAVPDALTALVKLLATLHDDAGDVAVDGLVGREGASVDYPEDRFRAEAGLVEGAELFGTGRITDRLWTKPALAVLGIDAPATAEAPNALVPSAKAKLSVRLAPGDDPKKAYAALTTHLEKHAPWGARVTVTFEHDGFPCVIDATGPMFAAARTAFKRAWEGTDPVDIGVGGSIPFIATFQEMFPEAAILVTGVEDPHARAHGPNESLHLGEFARVCLAEALLLAKVAEAGARSE, from the coding sequence ATGACCACACCGATCCTGTCCGAGTCCGAGGTGCGGGCCGCCGTCGAGCGTGAACTGCCCGGAGTCCGTGCCGACCTGGAACGCCTCGTCCGTATCCCGGGCATCGCCTTCGAGGGCTTCGACCACTCGCACGTGGAGCGCTCCGCCGAGGCGGTGGCGGAGCTGCTGCGCGGCTGCGGCCTCGACACCAAGATCGTGCGTTCCGGCGGGCAGCCGGCCGTGATCGGGACGAAGCCGGCCCCGCCCGGCGCGCCCACCGTCCTGATGTACGCCCACCACGACGTCCAGCCGGTCGGCGACCTGACGCTGTGGGAGTCCGACCCGTTCGAGCCCGTGGAGCGGGACGGCCGCCTCTACGGCCGGGGCGCCGCCGACGACAAGGCCGGCATCATGGCGCACGTCGCCGCGCTGCGCGCGTTCGGTGACCAGCTCCCGGTCGGCGTGGTCCTCTTCATCGAGGGCGAGGAGGAGTACGGCTCGGACTCGCTGGAGCGGCTGCTCGCCGAGCACCGCGAGGAGCTGGCCTCGGACGTCATCGTGATCGCCGACTCGACCAACTGGGACGTCGGCGTACCCGCGCTGACCACCTCGCTGCGCGGCATCGTCAACTGCTTCGTGGAGGTGCGCACCCTCGACCACGCCGTGCACAGCGGCATGTTCGGCGGTGCCGTGCCGGACGCCCTCACCGCGCTGGTCAAGCTGCTCGCCACGTTGCACGACGACGCCGGTGACGTGGCGGTCGACGGGCTGGTCGGCCGGGAGGGCGCGAGCGTGGACTACCCGGAGGACCGGTTCCGCGCCGAGGCGGGGCTGGTCGAGGGGGCCGAACTCTTCGGCACCGGCCGGATCACCGACCGGCTCTGGACCAAGCCGGCCCTCGCCGTGCTCGGCATCGACGCCCCGGCCACCGCTGAGGCGCCGAACGCGCTCGTCCCGTCGGCGAAGGCGAAGCTGAGCGTACGGCTGGCGCCGGGCGACGACCCGAAGAAGGCGTACGCCGCGCTGACCACCCACCTGGAGAAGCACGCTCCGTGGGGCGCGCGGGTGACGGTGACCTTCGAGCACGACGGCTTCCCCTGCGTCATCGACGCCACCGGGCCGATGTTCGCGGCGGCGCGGACGGCCTTCAAGCGTGCCTGGGAGGGCACCGACCCGGTCGACATCGGCGTGGGCGGCTCGATCCCGTTCATCGCCACCTTCCAGGAGATGTTCCCGGAGGCGGCGATCCTGGTGACCGGCGTGGAGGACCCGCACGCCCGGGCGCACGGGCCGAACGAGAGCCTGCACCTGGGCGAGTTCGCCCGGGTCTGCCTGGCCGAGGCGCTGCTGCTGGCCAAGGTCGCCGAGGCGGGCGCGAGGTCGGAGTGA
- a CDS encoding phosphotransferase enzyme family protein, whose protein sequence is MTDATVEPHHGGMNSATWFVTAGAESWVAKAVAPAARRSLLGGLTVAGHVDAAGIPTGAPATTRQGEIIADVEGIPLALLRRVDGDGLSGGTPDEQRLIGRTLGRVHEVLREVSVKDADRFHWVDVQAAHLAVRPWIRPAVAAAVAAYEALDPSTLSWGLLHTDPAPEAFLLDRRTGVCGLIDWSVAITGPLLYDLASAVMYAGGPRRAVCLIEAYLTRRTLTRAEVEHGLPTMLRFRWAVQADYFARRLATGDLTGLANNEGNEKGLEDARHRLSQIPQNT, encoded by the coding sequence GTGACTGACGCGACGGTGGAGCCGCACCACGGGGGCATGAACTCGGCGACCTGGTTCGTCACGGCCGGGGCGGAGAGTTGGGTCGCCAAGGCGGTCGCGCCGGCTGCACGCCGGTCCCTCCTGGGCGGACTCACCGTCGCCGGCCACGTCGACGCGGCGGGAATCCCCACAGGCGCCCCGGCGACGACCCGACAGGGCGAGATCATCGCGGACGTCGAGGGGATTCCGCTCGCGCTGCTGCGTCGGGTCGACGGGGACGGGCTGTCCGGCGGCACCCCCGACGAGCAGCGGTTGATCGGCCGGACCCTCGGCCGGGTGCACGAGGTGTTGCGGGAGGTCTCGGTCAAGGACGCCGACCGATTCCACTGGGTGGATGTCCAGGCCGCGCATCTGGCGGTACGGCCCTGGATCCGGCCGGCGGTCGCCGCCGCGGTGGCCGCGTACGAGGCTCTTGACCCGTCGACGCTCTCCTGGGGCCTGTTGCACACCGATCCGGCGCCGGAGGCATTCCTGCTGGACCGCCGGACCGGGGTCTGCGGGCTGATCGACTGGAGCGTGGCGATCACCGGTCCGTTGCTCTATGACCTCGCCTCGGCGGTGATGTACGCCGGCGGCCCTCGCCGGGCGGTCTGCCTGATCGAGGCGTATCTGACGAGGCGGACCCTCACCCGCGCCGAAGTGGAGCACGGGCTGCCGACCATGTTGCGGTTCCGCTGGGCGGTGCAGGCTGACTATTTCGCCCGCCGCCTGGCCACCGGTGACCTCACCGGACTCGCGAACAACGAGGGAAACGAGAAGGGCCTGGAAGACGCACGCCACCGGCTGAGCCAGATTCCGCAGAACACGTAG
- a CDS encoding dienelactone hydrolase family protein yields MSPPSLTGPRRLSPLPTAGRRPIRQPNQTLNVTCDTPAKRPWSSAPWNSDIGWPTGPALVVSPAYRGRMTEILLFHHALGQTPGFLEFADRWRGAGHTVHTPDLYEGATFESVEEGVAHAEGIGFGEIIRRGTAAAASLPERIVYAGVSLGVLPAQSLAQRRPGARGALLLESAVPPESFGGPWPAGVPAQLHAMADDELAEVPVMREVAGQIDAAELFLYPGGGHLFTDRGTKAYDEAATTLLLRRTLDFLDRVG; encoded by the coding sequence ATGTCGCCTCCCTCGTTGACCGGCCCGCGCCGGCTCTCACCATTGCCGACGGCCGGGAGACGACCGATTCGACAACCCAACCAGACACTAAATGTGACCTGCGACACACCCGCGAAACGACCCTGGTCCTCCGCACCGTGGAACAGCGACATCGGCTGGCCCACGGGACCGGCGCTTGTCGTATCTCCCGCCTACCGTGGGCGGATGACCGAGATTCTGTTGTTCCACCATGCCCTCGGGCAGACCCCGGGCTTTCTGGAGTTCGCCGACCGGTGGCGCGGAGCCGGCCACACCGTGCACACCCCCGACCTGTACGAGGGCGCCACGTTCGAATCTGTCGAAGAGGGCGTGGCGCACGCCGAGGGGATCGGCTTCGGCGAGATCATTCGACGGGGTACGGCCGCCGCCGCGTCCCTGCCGGAGCGGATCGTCTACGCCGGCGTCTCGCTCGGGGTGCTGCCGGCGCAGTCGCTCGCCCAGCGGCGGCCCGGCGCGCGGGGCGCGCTGCTGCTGGAGAGCGCGGTGCCGCCGGAGAGCTTCGGCGGCCCCTGGCCGGCCGGGGTCCCGGCGCAGTTGCACGCGATGGCCGACGACGAGCTGGCCGAGGTGCCGGTCATGCGGGAGGTGGCGGGCCAGATCGACGCCGCCGAGCTTTTCCTCTACCCGGGCGGCGGCCACCTCTTCACCGATCGCGGCACGAAGGCGTACGACGAGGCCGCGACGACCCTGCTCCTGCGCCGCACGCTGGACTTCCTCGACCGGGTCGGCTGA
- a CDS encoding uridine kinase family protein, which yields MTVAVVEAYAGLAEQVLAGPARLGRTRLVAVDGPSGAGKTVFAARLADAFAALPGGDRPPVVRTDDLLDGWDDQLTFWPRLERWVLGPVRAGRSGAYRPYSWERRRFLDREVPVPAGPVLVVEGVSAARAAVRPELTLSVFVTAPAELRLSRALARDGAAILPELRRWHAGERAHFAADGTEAGVDLVVDGAAALAHDPDRYYVRRR from the coding sequence GTGACGGTGGCGGTGGTCGAGGCGTACGCCGGGTTGGCCGAACAGGTGCTCGCCGGGCCGGCGCGGTTGGGGCGTACCCGACTGGTGGCGGTCGACGGGCCGAGCGGTGCGGGCAAGACCGTCTTCGCGGCGCGCCTCGCGGACGCGTTCGCCGCGCTGCCCGGCGGCGACCGGCCACCGGTGGTCCGCACCGACGACCTGCTCGACGGTTGGGACGACCAGCTCACCTTCTGGCCCCGACTGGAGCGCTGGGTGCTCGGCCCGGTACGGGCGGGCCGGTCCGGCGCGTACCGCCCGTACAGCTGGGAGCGGCGCCGCTTCCTGGACCGCGAGGTGCCGGTCCCGGCCGGGCCGGTGCTCGTCGTCGAGGGGGTGAGCGCCGCGCGCGCCGCGGTCCGGCCGGAGCTGACGCTGTCGGTCTTCGTCACCGCGCCGGCGGAGCTGCGGCTGTCCCGGGCGCTCGCCCGCGACGGCGCGGCGATCCTGCCCGAACTGCGCCGCTGGCACGCCGGCGAGCGGGCGCACTTCGCGGCCGACGGCACCGAGGCCGGGGTGGACCTCGTGGTCGACGGCGCCGCCGCCCTGGCCCACGACCCCGACCGGTACTACGTCCGCCGCCGCTGA
- a CDS encoding dihydrofolate reductase family protein yields the protein MRLTITTFLTLDGVMQAPGAPEEDRSGGFDLGGWLPPHFDETVGGYMSAVLDRADALLLGRRTYDIMAAYWPHVTDPAQGGSDNPLNRLPKYVATNRTDELTWSGSQRLGDDLVTAITELKNRPGRELQVHGSGALARSLMREGLIDTYHLLVFPVVLGRGQRLFVDGVPPAGLRLTDTRTSASGVTMLTYDSAGAPAFGTVKG from the coding sequence GTGCGACTCACGATCACCACGTTCCTGACCCTGGACGGCGTCATGCAGGCCCCCGGCGCCCCCGAGGAGGACCGCAGCGGCGGGTTCGACCTCGGCGGGTGGCTGCCGCCGCACTTCGACGAGACGGTCGGCGGCTACATGAGCGCGGTCCTCGACCGGGCCGACGCCCTCCTGCTCGGCCGCCGCACCTACGACATCATGGCGGCCTACTGGCCGCACGTCACCGACCCCGCCCAGGGCGGGTCCGACAACCCGCTCAACCGGCTGCCCAAGTACGTCGCCACGAACCGTACCGACGAGCTGACCTGGTCGGGATCGCAGCGCCTCGGCGACGACCTGGTCACCGCCATCACCGAACTGAAGAACCGGCCCGGCCGCGAACTCCAGGTGCACGGCAGCGGGGCACTCGCCCGCTCGCTGATGCGCGAGGGCCTGATCGACACGTACCACCTGCTGGTCTTCCCCGTGGTCCTGGGCCGCGGACAGCGACTCTTCGTCGACGGGGTGCCGCCGGCCGGCCTGCGGCTGACCGACACCCGCACCTCCGCCAGCGGGGTGACGATGCTGACCTACGACAGCGCCGGCGCGCCCGCCTTCGGCACCGTCAAAGGGTGA
- a CDS encoding alpha/beta hydrolase — MEPDVLGPPYERQTIDLGGDDEGPVVATLVRRRAGRPTRRAVLYVHGFVDYFFQTHVADFFAERGWDFYALDLRKYGRSLLPHQTPNFCRDLSDYFPELDAAAKIVRTDEGHDKLLVMGHSTGGLILSLWAHARREAGLVDGLFLNSPFFDINAPWLVRRPLAAAVSRLGRRAPHRVLPFGLGTVYGESLHADHRGEWRYDLAWKPLAGFPVRAGWINAIRAGQRQLRAGLDIPVPVLLACSTRSYRGTKWHESATLADAVLDVEHMVRWAPRLGRHVTLARFDGGLHDLTLSSPAVRERVFAEAGRWAEAFLGAGPTEPTPADPTQDGPPAARRPADDRAGAAAEG, encoded by the coding sequence GTGGAACCCGACGTGCTGGGACCGCCGTACGAGCGGCAGACGATCGACCTCGGCGGCGACGACGAGGGTCCGGTCGTCGCGACCCTGGTCCGCCGGCGGGCCGGGCGCCCGACCCGCCGGGCGGTGCTCTACGTCCACGGCTTCGTCGACTACTTCTTCCAGACCCACGTCGCCGACTTCTTCGCCGAGCGGGGCTGGGACTTCTACGCCCTCGACCTGCGCAAGTACGGCCGCAGCCTGCTGCCGCACCAGACCCCGAACTTCTGCCGCGACCTGAGCGACTACTTCCCCGAGCTGGACGCCGCCGCCAAGATCGTCCGCACCGACGAGGGCCACGACAAGCTGCTCGTCATGGGTCACTCCACCGGCGGCCTGATCCTCTCGCTCTGGGCGCACGCCCGCCGCGAGGCCGGCCTGGTCGACGGGCTCTTCCTCAACAGCCCCTTCTTCGACATCAACGCCCCCTGGCTGGTCCGTCGGCCCCTCGCGGCCGCCGTCTCCCGGCTGGGCCGTCGGGCGCCGCACCGCGTCCTCCCGTTCGGGCTCGGCACCGTGTACGGCGAGAGCCTGCACGCCGACCACCGCGGCGAGTGGCGGTACGACCTGGCCTGGAAGCCGCTCGCCGGATTCCCGGTACGCGCCGGCTGGATCAACGCGATCCGCGCCGGCCAGCGGCAGCTCCGGGCCGGCCTGGACATCCCGGTGCCGGTGCTGCTGGCCTGCTCCACCCGCAGCTACCGGGGTACGAAGTGGCACGAGTCGGCCACCCTCGCCGACGCCGTGCTGGACGTGGAACACATGGTGCGCTGGGCACCCCGGCTCGGCCGGCACGTCACCCTGGCCCGCTTCGACGGCGGGCTGCACGACCTGACGCTCTCCAGCCCCGCCGTACGGGAAAGGGTCTTCGCCGAGGCCGGGCGATGGGCGGAGGCGTTCCTCGGCGCGGGCCCCACCGAGCCGACGCCAGCCGACCCGACGCAGGACGGTCCGCCGGCGGCGCGCCGCCCGGCCGACGACCGGGCCGGCGCCGCCGCCGAGGGCTGA
- a CDS encoding ATP-dependent DNA ligase — protein MRFLDLAATSAAVGATSGRRAKVELLAAALRSLDPAEVPAGAGYLAGELRQRQTGVGWAGLRDLPPPAAEPTLTVAGVDAAVDEIAAVHGPGSQARRRELLHRLFAAATADEQRLLVGLFRGELRQGAQAGLLADAVARAAEVPVTAVRRALLLAGDLRTVAVAALSGGAAALAGFGLQVGRPLAPMLAQSAPTVDEALTATGVPAVVDVKLDGIRIQVHRSGPDIAVFSRSLDDITARMPEVVAAVRALPARELVLDGEAIGLDATGRPLPFQQTSSRAARRTTPSTTGGTAVAPAVLAAAERTGETVLTPYFFDLLHLDGTDLIDRPGRERWAALAAAVDPTLLVGRIEVDGPAQAGAAFAAAIDAGQEGVVVKDPAAPYDAGRRGSAWVKVKPRHTLDLVVLAVEWGSGRRQGWLSNLHLGARDPRTGEFVMLGKTFKGLSDELLRWQTARFLDLAVERGDWVVRVRPEQVVEIAFDGVQTSSRYPGGMALRFARVVRYRDDKTAAEADTIDDVRAIHSGRVTG, from the coding sequence GTGCGGTTTCTCGACCTGGCGGCCACCTCCGCCGCGGTGGGGGCCACCAGCGGCCGGCGGGCCAAGGTGGAACTGCTCGCCGCCGCGCTGCGCTCGCTCGATCCGGCCGAGGTCCCGGCGGGCGCCGGCTATCTCGCCGGTGAGCTGCGTCAGCGGCAGACCGGCGTGGGCTGGGCGGGCCTGCGCGACCTGCCGCCGCCGGCCGCCGAGCCGACGCTGACCGTGGCCGGCGTCGACGCGGCCGTCGACGAGATTGCCGCGGTACACGGCCCCGGCTCGCAGGCCCGCCGCCGCGAGCTGCTGCACCGGCTCTTCGCCGCGGCCACCGCCGACGAGCAGCGATTGCTGGTCGGCCTGTTCCGCGGGGAGCTGCGCCAGGGCGCCCAGGCCGGCCTGCTCGCCGACGCCGTGGCCCGGGCCGCCGAGGTGCCGGTGACGGCGGTCCGACGGGCTCTGCTGCTCGCCGGCGACCTGCGGACGGTGGCGGTGGCCGCGCTCTCCGGCGGTGCGGCGGCGCTGGCCGGGTTCGGCCTCCAGGTGGGCCGTCCACTGGCGCCGATGCTGGCGCAGAGCGCCCCGACGGTCGACGAGGCGCTCACCGCCACCGGCGTGCCTGCGGTGGTCGACGTGAAGCTCGACGGTATCCGCATCCAGGTGCACCGGTCCGGCCCGGACATCGCGGTCTTCTCCCGCAGTCTCGACGACATCACCGCCCGGATGCCCGAGGTGGTGGCGGCCGTCCGCGCGCTGCCCGCGCGGGAGCTGGTGCTCGACGGCGAGGCGATCGGGCTGGACGCCACCGGCCGCCCGCTGCCCTTCCAACAGACGTCCAGCCGGGCGGCCCGGCGCACCACCCCCAGCACCACCGGGGGTACGGCGGTGGCGCCCGCGGTGCTCGCCGCCGCCGAGCGCACCGGCGAGACCGTGCTGACGCCGTACTTCTTCGACCTGCTGCACCTAGACGGCACGGATCTGATCGACCGGCCCGGCCGGGAGCGGTGGGCCGCGCTGGCCGCCGCGGTCGACCCGACGCTGCTGGTCGGCCGGATCGAGGTGGACGGCCCGGCGCAGGCCGGGGCCGCCTTCGCCGCGGCGATCGACGCCGGCCAGGAGGGGGTGGTGGTGAAGGACCCGGCCGCCCCCTACGACGCCGGCCGGCGCGGCTCGGCCTGGGTCAAGGTCAAGCCCCGGCACACCCTCGACCTGGTCGTGCTCGCGGTCGAGTGGGGCAGCGGCCGGCGGCAGGGCTGGCTCTCCAACCTGCACCTCGGCGCGCGTGACCCGCGCACCGGAGAGTTCGTCATGCTGGGCAAGACGTTCAAGGGGCTCAGCGACGAGTTGCTGCGCTGGCAGACCGCGCGGTTCCTCGACCTGGCCGTGGAGCGGGGCGACTGGGTGGTCCGGGTCCGCCCCGAACAGGTGGTCGAGATCGCGTTCGACGGGGTGCAGACCAGCAGCCGCTACCCGGGCGGCATGGCGCTGCGCTTCGCCCGGGTGGTGCGCTACCGGGACGACAAGACCGCCGCCGAGGCCGACACGATCGACGACGTACGCGCCATCCACTCCGGGCGGGTCACCGGGTGA
- a CDS encoding single-stranded DNA-binding protein, producing MFDTYVTVVGNVLTAPEWRRTTQSNTLVANFKVASTARRLDRDSGRWVDGNSLRVRVNCWRKLAEGVAASVMVGDPVVVVGRLYTRDWTDDAGNHRTLYELEAVAVGHDLSRGRGRFLRNRPGTTTSTVEDAEAERRVHGEETEPVPVAQAPASPDDRPFDDDFELPEYGARAGHEPPEFAGRAGQEPSGFAGRAGHELPGDPDGPASDVDGPADPFDEPAGGAGDDDELAPEPDEDSGEATAVAGVDEVTPTGSGRRGRRRTPVPA from the coding sequence ATGTTCGATACCTACGTCACCGTGGTCGGCAACGTGCTGACCGCGCCCGAGTGGCGCCGCACCACGCAGAGCAACACCCTGGTGGCCAACTTCAAGGTCGCCTCCACCGCTCGCCGCCTGGACCGGGACAGCGGTCGCTGGGTAGACGGGAACAGCCTGCGGGTGCGGGTGAACTGCTGGCGCAAGCTGGCCGAGGGGGTGGCCGCCTCGGTGATGGTCGGCGACCCGGTGGTTGTCGTCGGCCGGCTCTACACCCGTGACTGGACCGACGACGCGGGCAACCACCGCACCCTCTACGAGTTGGAGGCGGTCGCCGTCGGTCACGACCTGTCCCGGGGCCGGGGTCGGTTCCTGCGCAACCGGCCCGGCACGACCACCAGCACGGTCGAGGACGCCGAGGCGGAGCGGCGGGTGCACGGCGAGGAGACCGAGCCGGTGCCGGTCGCGCAGGCGCCGGCCTCCCCCGACGACCGGCCGTTCGACGACGATTTCGAGCTGCCGGAGTACGGCGCGCGGGCCGGGCACGAACCGCCGGAGTTCGCCGGTCGGGCCGGGCAGGAGCCGTCGGGGTTCGCCGGCCGGGCCGGGCACGAACTGCCGGGCGACCCGGACGGGCCGGCAAGCGACGTCGACGGGCCGGCCGACCCGTTCGACGAGCCGGCCGGCGGTGCGGGTGACGACGACGAGCTGGCCCCCGAGCCCGACGAGGACAGCGGCGAGGCGACCGCCGTGGCCGGCGTGGACGAGGTCACCCCGACCGGTTCGGGTCGCCGGGGGCGGCGGCGGACGCCCGTGCCGGCCTGA
- a CDS encoding rhodanese-like domain-containing protein, whose product MSPGVDALLEQARAGLRRLTPHETVEAVRQGALLVDTRPEARRREQGELPGAIVIERNVLEWRLDPASAWRIPEATGYDRQIVVVCAEGYSSSLAAASLQALGLRRATDMIGGVQSWRESGLPMSERPADVRY is encoded by the coding sequence ATGAGTCCGGGCGTCGACGCCCTGCTGGAACAGGCTCGGGCCGGCCTCCGCCGGCTCACCCCGCACGAGACCGTCGAAGCGGTCCGCCAGGGCGCGCTGCTGGTCGACACCCGTCCCGAGGCGCGACGACGCGAGCAGGGCGAACTGCCGGGCGCGATCGTCATCGAGCGGAACGTGCTGGAGTGGCGGCTGGACCCGGCCAGCGCCTGGCGCATCCCGGAGGCAACCGGGTACGACCGGCAGATCGTGGTGGTGTGCGCCGAGGGCTACAGCTCCAGCCTGGCCGCGGCCAGCCTCCAGGCGCTCGGCCTGCGCCGGGCCACCGACATGATCGGTGGCGTGCAGAGCTGGCGGGAGTCGGGACTGCCGATGTCCGAGCGCCCCGCCGACGTGCGCTACTGA